The following proteins come from a genomic window of Triticum aestivum cultivar Chinese Spring chromosome 6A, IWGSC CS RefSeq v2.1, whole genome shotgun sequence:
- the LOC123129444 gene encoding uncharacterized protein, with protein MQSLFLSSPCSTVFERGETQTLLVPLSTDGQIRGLSPLRPPFRWWESGGARVLCLRCVYSSLGLPGGSGGVVPASRLWNKGSAARLPPRHRILGRCRRAAVVGCSSIYGFGGLRWPGLGRGGGGDDLAVAFLSPVSDFAAVRWAPASQWSFWGWFWSWRRRCASLLSLAGRGGRGRSRRACALDKVSGSDDLGLRLMVEDLAVFCWAVWLRPQIRSGGSSVSALVSGRCRRPCSFSVSRSNSEELVATAAQQRHLARGFFTSKDKTSATSCSPIGHSGAGDGSSCVAVAMNTKKIRDLGVVSYFFRVLFRSFGGVCCFLFPVFASVFSRMCIVCFLNMNTA; from the exons ATGCAG AGCCTTTTCCTCTCCTCTCCCTGTTCTACAGTGTTCGAGAGAGGTGAAACACAAACTCTTCTCGTTCCCCTTTCCACCGACGGCCAGATCCGCGGTCTCTCTCCTCTCCGGCCGCCATTCCGGTGGTGGGAGAGTGGAGGGGCCCGGGTTCTGTGCCTTAGGTGTGTTTATAGTAGCTTAGGTCTTCCCGGTGGCAGCGGTGGGGTGGTGCCGGCGTCGCGTCTGTGGAATAAAGGTTCAGCTGCTCGTCTTCCACCTCGGCACCGTATTCTGGGGCGATGTCGTCGAGCGGCCGTCGTAGGGTGCTCGTCGATCTATGGATTTGGCGGGCTTCGGTGGCCTGGGCTAGGTCGTGGCGGCGGAGGTGACGACCTGGCTGTGGCTTTTTTGTCCCCTGTCTCCGACTTCGCGGCGGTGAGGTGGGCTCCGGCCTCACAGTGGAGTTTCTGGGGGTGGTTCTGGAGTTGGAGACGCCGGTGCGCGTCCTTGCTTTCTCTGGCTGGCCGTGGTGGcagggggaggagcaggcgtgcctGCGCGCTGGACAAGGTTTCTGGAAGCGACGACCTTGGGTTGCGGCTTATGGTGGAGGATCTGGCCGTCTTTTGCTGGGCGGTGTGGCTTCGTCCCCAGATCCGGAGCGGCGGAAGCTCGGTGAGCGCTCTCGTTAGTGGGAGATGTCGCCGGCCGTGTTCCTTCTCGGTTTCAAGATCCAACTCTGAGGAGTTGGTGGCTACTGCGGCTCAACAACGCCATCTGGCAAGGGGCTTCTTCACCTCCAAGGACAAGACATCTGCAACAAGCTGTTCTCCCATCGGCCATTCCGGCGCCGGTGATGGATCCAGCTGTGTTGCGGTTGCAATGAACACGAAGAAGATAAGGGACCTGGGTGTAGTTTCTTATTTCTTCAGGGTCCTTTTTCGTAGTTTTGGTGGGGTCTGTTGTTTCCTGTTCCCTGTCTTTGCTTCTGTATTCTCTCGGATGTGTATTGTCTGTTTCCTTAACATGAATACAGCGTAG
- the LOC123132080 gene encoding proteasome subunit alpha type-1 produces MFRNQYDTDVTTWSPQGRLFQVEYAMEAVKQGSACVGLRSATHAVLAAANKSANELSSHQRKVFRVADHAGVALAGLTADGRVLSRFLRNECINHAFVYDAPLPVSRLALRLADKAQVCTQRSWKRPYGVGLLVAGLDESGAHLYYNCPSGNYFEYQAFAIGSRSQAAKTYLERRFEKFNAYTPDELIKDALSAIKETLQGEKLTSSNCTIAIVGRTEDGTVEPFSMIDSKRIQEIIDSMEAADEAPAADAPAESSSMQEDRGDAPAAGDAPAADEPAAPDAPAPMDI; encoded by the exons ATGTTCCGCAACCAGTACGACACCGATGTCACCACCTGGAGCCCGCAGGGGCGGCTGTTCCAGGTGGAGTACGCCATGGAGGCGGTGAAGCAGGGCTCGGCCTGCGTCGGCCTCCgctccgccacccacgccgtcctcgccgccgccaACAAGTCCGCCAACGAGCTCTCCTCCCACCAGCGCAAGGTCTTCCGCGTCGCCGACCACGCCGGGGTCGCGCTCGCCGGCCTCACCGCCGACGGCCGCGTCCTCTCCCGCTTCCTCCGCAACGAGTGCATCAACCACGCCTTCGTCTACGACGCGCCGCTCCCCGTCTCCAGGCTCGCGCTCCGCCTCGCCGACAAGGCGCAG GTTTGCACACAGCGTTCATGGAAGAGGCCCTATGGTGTCGGTCTCCTTGTTGCGGGTCTAGATGAGTCTGGAGCCCATCTCTACTACAACTGCCCCAGTGGGAACTACTTTGAGTACCAGGCATTCGCCATTGGCTCCCGCTCCCAGGCAGCGAAGACTTACCTCGAACGCAGATTCGAGAAATTCAACGCCTACACCCCGGACGAGCTCATCAAGGATGCGCTCTCAGCCATAAAGGAGACCCTCCAAGGTGAGAAGCTGACCAGCTCCAACTGCACCATTGCCATTGTCGGCAGAACGGAGGATGGCACCGTCGAGCCCTTCTCCATGATTGACTCCAAGAGGATCCAGGAAATCATCGACTCCATGGAGGCCGCCGATGAGGCGCCAGCGGCCGACGCCCCTGCTGAATCAAGCTCGATGCAGGAGGACAGGGGCGATGCGCCTGCGGCAGGGGATGCCCCAGCAGCGGATGAGCCGGCAGCACCGGACGCACCGGCGCCCATGGACATCTAG